The Corynebacterium coyleae genome segment CCTTGATGCCGCGAAGTGGGAGCCGATCCAGCAGTTCCTCAATCCGTTCGATGGCCACCAGGATCTCATCGGCAGCAGAGGCGAAACGCTTGCCCAGCGTGGTGGCCTGCGCCGCAACATTGTGGGAGCGTCCAGCCATGACCAGGGACTTGTACTCGCCAGCGCGGTTGCCCACCGCCTTGAGCAGCGCGACCGCCTTGTCGCGGGTCAGTTCCAGCGCCTTGCGCACCTGGAGCTGCTCCACATTTTCGGTCAGGTCGCGCGAGGTCATCCCCTTGTGGATCTCCTCGTGGCCCGCCAGCGCATTGAACTCCTCAATGCGTGCCTTCACGTCGTGGCGAGTGACCTTCTCGCGCTGCGCGATCGAGTCCAGGTCGACCTTGTCGATGACCTTCTCGTAGTCCTCGATAGCGCCCTCGGCGACCTCGACACCGAGTTCCTTTTGGGCCTTGAGCACTGCGATCCACAGTTGGCGCTCAAGGATGATCTTGTGCTCCGGAGCCCACAGGGTGGCCATCTCCGGGGAGGCGTAACGGTTGCTCAGAACATTGGAATTATTCGGTTTCACGGCATTTATCCTAGGGAAATAGCGCCTTCGATGGCGGGGCGGGCGATGTCTTTGCGGTAGAAGGATCCGGGCAGTTCGATGCCCTCAATGATGCGGTACGCGTTGTCCACGGCCTCCTTGAGCGTTGCGCCATTGCCGACGACACCAAGCACACGGCCACCAGACGCCACATACTTGCCGTCCGCTTCCTTGGTGCCTGCGTGGAGGACCTTCGTCGGGTCATCGAGTGCGTCGCCGGTGATCACACCACCGGTCTTTGCGGACTGCGGGTAGCCCTCGGCAGCCAGCACCACCATGGCGGCGAACCCCTCGCGCCACTGCAGCGGCTCGATCTCACTCAGGCGACCTTGTGCGACGGCCAGCAGCACCTCCGCCAGCGGGGTCTCCAACAACGACAGCACGGCCTGGGTTTCCGGGTCACCGAAGCGGGCGTTGAACTCCACCACCGCCGGGCCTTCCGGCCCCCACGCGGCACCGATGTAGAGCAGGCCCTGGTACGGAATGCCACGGTTGACCATTTCGGTGGCCACGGGGCGGGCGATGTCGTCGACAAGCACCTGCACCCCGTTCTCCGGCAACCACGGCAGCGGCGCGTACGCACCCATGCCACCGGTGTTCGGGCCTTCGTCATTGTCGTAGGCACGCTTGTGGTCCTGAGCGGGCAGCAGCGGCACGACCGTTTCGCCGTCGACGAGGCAGAACAGCGACACCTCCGGGCCTTCAAGGAAGGACTCGAACAACACCGGGTTGCCGGCCTCAATGACAGCTTCCGCGTGTGCCTTGGCCTCGGCACGGTCCTCGGTGACCACAACGCCCTTGCCTCCAGCAAGGCCGTCGTCTTTGACCACGTAGCGCGGGCCGTACTCGTCAAGCGCTGCCTCGATGGTGTCGGCGGATTCCACGCGGGTCGCCGTCGCCGTCTTCACACCAGCTGCCGCCATGACTTCCTTGGCAAACGCCTTCGAGCCCTCAAGCTGCGCGGCCGCCTTCGTTGGTCCGAAGACGGGGAAGCCGGCGTCGATCAACGCGTCGGCTGCACCCGCAACCAACGGCACCTCAGGTCCGATGACCACGAGTTCCGCGTCGATCTCACGGGCGAGCGACACAATATCTACTGGGGACGACACGTCGAGCGGACGCACCGTGGCCAGGCGGGACATACCCGCGTTACCCGGCGCGACAGTGAGCTCATTGCCGTGCATTGCATGGAGAAGGGCGTGTTCCCGGCCGCCCGAACCGATGACAAGGATGCGCATGCGATCCAACTTACCGGTAGCGTCGGAGACTATGAGCACTGTATTCAGCAAAATTATTGCAGGCGACATCCCGGGCCGAATTGTGTACCAGGACGACAAGGTCGCAGCCTTCCTCACCATCGAACCGGTCGCGTACGGCCACACGCTGGTCGTTCCCATCGAAGAGATTGACAAGTGGACCGACATCCCGGCGGACCTGTGGGCGCACATGAATGAGGTGGCGCAGAAGGTCGGACGGGTTGTCGTCGATAAGTTTGATGCGCAGCGCGCGGGCTACCTCATCGCAGGATTCGAGGTCCCCCACGCCCACATCCACGTCTTCCCCGCCAACGACATGTCCGGCTACTCGCTGGCCAGCGCAATGCGTGCCGACGAAACCGACGCCGCCAAGATGGACGCCGCCGCCGACACCATCCGCGAAGGCATTAAGCAGCTGGAAGCGAAATAGTAAACGTCGAGCCCTCGCCCGGCGCCGTATCGACAACCACGGTGCCGCCGTGGGCCTCGATCAGCGACTTGGTAATCGCCAGCCCCAGACCCGAGCCACCGCCCGAGCTGCGGTTGCGCGACGCATCCGCGCGGTAGAAGCGCTCGAAAATATGCTCGGCGTCCTTCTGTTCCATGCCGCAGCCATTATCCGCAATGTCGAGGACCACACGGTCCAGGTTGTGCCGGATCGTGATGGTCACCTCTGCATCCGGACCCGCGTGCTTAAAGGCGTTAGTGACCAAGTTGACCACTACCTGGCGCAGCCGGCCGGGATCCCCCACCACGACAGGGACGTCTGGGGTGTCCTTGACCACGTCCACCACCCGCTCTGGGTAGGCGGCGTGCATCGAGTCCTTCACCGAAAGCGCAAGCTCGAGCACATCCACCTCCTGCTTCTCCAGGCGGGAACCCTCCGCACGGGTTAGCGCCAGCAGGTCCTCGACGAGCAGCTGCATACGCGCGGACTCTTCATCGATCTTGCTCAGCACCATTTGCGGGTCATCCACCATGCCCTTGCGGTACAGCTCGGTGTATCCGCGCACGCTGGTGAGCGGTGTACGCAGTTCGTGTGAAGCATCGCCAACGAAGCGGCGCATCTGCTCTTCCTGCGCTTTCGCATTTTCCAGCGATTCTTGCAAGCGGCTCACCATGGTGTTCATGGCAAACGACAGACTGCCCACTTCTGTCTCACGTGGCCAAGCGGGCACTCGCCTGTCGGTATCGCCTCCGGCGATCGCCAGAGCGGTGTTTTCCACAATCTTTAACGGAGCCAACGCACGTGCCACAAAGTAGTTACTTGCAATGCCAATGCCGACGAGCACCAACGCCCCAACCAGCGCCTCAATCTGTGCCAGGGAGCGCAACATCCGGTACTCCGACTCCAGCGACTTCGCCACATACTGCACGGAGCCGTCGGACTGCTCCGTGGCAATGGCACGCCAGCGCTTCACAGTCGTCGTATTTGGGTCGCTGAGATCAGAAGTGATCGTGACCAACTGTCCGAAGTCAGTCGTTTTGATCTGGCTCCAATCTGGCGAGTTGACCTCCCCCGGGCGCGACACCATCACGCCCCGGTCCGGGTACAGCCTGGATTGGGTGAACTCACTCGGCAGGTTCCAAGGGTTGAACTGCCACACCGGCCCCTGGTGCGCCCACGTATCCAAGCCTTCCCGCAGCTGGTCGTCTGCACGATCCAGCAGCAGGTTGCGCATGAGGAAGTAGATCAGCACGGAACTCAGTGTCGTACCGATCACGGAGATGACCATCACGGTGGTGACAAGTTGCCGCTTCAGTGGCTTCTTTGTCGGCCCCGTAAATAAGGAATACGCCATAACGTTGCGAAAGGCCTACTGGCGTGGGGTGCGCAGCACGTAACCGACACCACGGACCGTGTGGATCAGCGGCACATCGCCCGTGTCTACCTTGCGGCGCAGGTAGGAAATGTAGGACTCGACCACGTTGCCGTCGCCGCCGAAGTCGTAGTGCCACACGTTGTCCAGGATCTTCGCCTTGGACACGACCACCTCAGCGTTGAGCATGAGGTAGCGCAGCAGGTTGAACTCCGTCGGGGAGAGCTCGACGATCTCGCCGGCTTTGGTGACCTCGTGGGTGTCGTCGTTAAGCGTCAAGTCCGCATAACGCAGAGTGGAATCCTGGTTCGAATCGTCCACCACGTTGCCGCGCCGCAGGATCACACGCAGGCGCGTGATCACCTCTTCGAGCGAGAACGGCTTGGTCACGTAATCATCCGCGCCAATGGTCAGGCCGTGGATACGGTCCTCCACGGCATCCTTTGCTGTCAGGAACAGCACCGGACTGTCAAGTCCTTCTGCTCGTAGCTTGCTGAGCAGCTCAAAGCCGTCCATCTCCGGCATCATCACGTCCAGGATGTACGCATCCGGGCGGGAGGTGCGCGCCAGCTCGAGGGCTTCCGCACCAGAGTTGGCGGTCTCCACATCAAAACCCTGGAACTTCAGAGACACCGTCAACAGTTCGACGATGTTCGGCTCGTCATCAACAACCAGCACTTTGAGGTTCTGCGAGTCAGCCATGGTTTGTGTTCTCCTTAATTTTTGCGGCAATCATGCACTTGCCACGATTAAACAACACAACGCTGTACGTCGCCTGTGTACTTGCTGCCCAAGGTTGAGCAAGTCGATCTTTGTTCGCCAAAGAAAGTGCCCCCTCGCCGATACGTATCGACGAGGGGACCCACGAGCTGGAGACGAGACTTGAACTCGCAACCTACGCATTACAAGTGCGTTGCGCTACCGATTGCGCCACTCCAGCAACGCGCTAGATCTTACACATAGCCCGTGGTCGCGCGAAAACCGCCAAGCCGATAGTGTGGCGTGTGTGGAAAAGAGATTGTGGGGAAAGCTCAGAGGTTCGCGCCAACGCTTAGCGACGATCGACGCTGCCCGCACCTCTCCTCCCCCATCCGTCCTCGCCCCGATCAACCTGACCGATCCGACCGAGGTCGCCGCGGTGATGAACATCGCCGCCCGCATCGGGGAAATCCTCATCGCAAACGCCACTACATCCGCGGATGCGATCAAGCAGATCCACACCGTGTGTTCGTCGTACGGCCTGCACTACGTGCACGTATCCATCACGGTGAACACGATTACGCTGAACACCATCATCGGCGTGGACCATCGCACCCCGGTCACCGTGTTCCGCGTGGTCACCATGATCAGCGAGAACTACCACAAACTGCAGGAAGTGGACCGCCTGATCCGCTCGATCCGCTCAGGCGCAACACCGCCTGAGATGGCGGAGAAGATTCTCGACGAGATCGACAACGCCCCCATCCCCTACCGCAACACCCGCAACTTGGCCGGCTGGACTGTGATGGGTTTCTTCGTCGCCATGCTGCTCGGCGGCGATTTGCTGCTCATGTTCTTCGGCGGCCTGACCGCGTTTCTCATCATGGGCTTTTCCAAGTTGCTCTCCCGTGGCGGGTTGCCCGGGTTTTTTCACAATGTGATTGGTGGGTTCGTCGCCACGCTGCCCGCTGCAATCGCCTATGACTTTTCCGCCTCGATCGGGCACACGATCAACCCCAGTCAGCTGATCGCAACAGGCATCATCGTCCTGCTTGCAGGTTTGACGCTGGTGCAATCGCTTCTCGACGGCGTCACCGGCTCCATGGTCAACGCCTCCGCCCGCTTCTTCCAAGCCATGTTGGGCACCGGCGGCATCGTCGCAGGCGTCGCCGCTGGCGTGCAGGTTTCCGAGCTGGTCGGGATGCCACTGCCACCAGTCGAGGTGCTCCCAGCTGATGCGGCGTACAACAACGTGTGGCTGACCACCTTCGGTGGTGCGATGGCGGCCGCTGCCTTTGCGGTGTGTTGCTTTGCGGAACGAGCCGCTGTGCTGCTGTCCTTCGTCACCGCAGCGACAGGTTCATTCATCTTCTACATCGTGCTCACTCCGCTCGGCGCTGGCCGACTGTTGGCTATCGCGGCGTGTGCGGTCGCCGTCGGCTTGGCCGGCGGTCTCATTTCCCGCCGCTTCCTGATCAACCCGGTGATCACTGCTGTCGCCGGCGTGACCCCGTTCCTGCCCGGTTCGTGGATCTACCGCGGCATGTACGCACTGATGAACGAGCAGCTCCTGCTCGGCATGATGAACCTACTGACCGCGATCGGCACCTGCCTCGCCCTAGCCGGCGGCGTGGTGTTCGGCGAGTGGCTGGCCCGCCGCATCCGTGCCCCACAGCTCTACGTGCCGTACGAGGCGTTTAGGCGCGCTGGCCGGCTGACTTTCCAGCAGATTCGTCGGGTACGGCGCCGTCGTTAAGCAGGTGGCGTAGAATGATGGGGCTTTAGCTGTCGTTCTTGCAAGGAGGAACCCCCAAGTGCCACCTAAGATCACCGATTCGCGCCCCACCGCCGAACAAACGCATGCCGTTGAGGAGCAAACTGCGTCGGGCGCCCGTCGGATCGTGGCCACTTACGCTGAGGACTTCCTGGACGGCGTAACGCTCATGTCCATGCTGGGTGTCACCCCGCAGGGCTTCGTGTACAAGCGCTACGTCGAGGACCTGGAGCAAGCAGCGGAAGAGGAAGCGCCGAAGAAGGCCACCAAGAAGAAGGCGACGAAGAAGAAGGCGTCCAAGAAAAAGGCCACGAAGAAGAAGGCGACGAAGAAAAAGTCCACCAAGAAGGCAGTGAAGAAGGCTGCCAAGAAGACTGCTAAAAAGTCGACGAAGAAGACCGCCAAGAAGGCCTAATGGGTAGCAACGAGTTCCTCGTCGTGGCCAACCGCCTGCCTGTAGACAAGGTGGGCGACCATTACGAGGTCTCCCCTGGCGGTTTAGTCGCAGCCCTCGCACCGGTACTGCGCTCCCGTGGGGGCTGCTGGGTGGGATGGCCTGGCAATACCAGCGCAGAACTCGAACCGTTTGAGTTCAACGGCATCTCGCTGGTCCCCGTGTGCTTGGACCAGGACGACTTCGAGGGCTTCTACGAGGGCTTTTCCAACTCCACATTGTGGCCGCTGTACCACGACCTCATCGTCACCCCCGAGTACAGGCAGGAGTGGTGGGAGCGCTATGTCGCCGTCAACGAAAAGTTTGCGCGGGCGACCGCCAAAGCCGCTGGCAAAAACGCCACGGTGTGGGTGCAGGACTACCAGCTTCAGCTCGTACCGGGGATGCTGCGCGAACTACGCTCCGACTTAACCATCGGCTTTTTCCTGCACATCCCGTTCCCGGCACCAGCGCTGTTCCAGCAGTTGCCGTGGCGCGACGAGATCCTCTCCGGCCTGTCCGGCTGCGACCTGATCGGTTTTCAGCGCACCACCGACGAAGAGAACTTCCGCCTGCTCACCACCGATATTCGTACTGGCACCTTCCCCATTTCTATTGATGCGGATGAGGTGCAGGCGGCGACGGAGTCGTCGATACGCACACTGCGCAATTCGCTCGGCAACCCGAAGCACGTGCTGCTGGGCGTGGATCGGATGGATTACACCAAGGGCATCCTGCAGCGACTGCTGGCGGTCGAGGAACTGCTGGAGGAAGGCGAACTCGACGATATTGCCGTGGTGCAGTTGGCTACGCCGTCGCGTGAACGCATCGAGCACTACCGCAAGACCCGTACGGAAGTTGAGCAGGCGATCGGGCGTATCAACGGCCGCTTCGGCCAGGTCGGCCGCCCGGTCGTGCACTACATCCACCGCGGGGTGTCCAAGGACAAGCTGGGTACCTTTTATGCAGCGGCCGACATCATGCTGGTCACACCGTTTAAGGACGGCATGAACCTCGTGGCCAAGGAATACGTCGCCGCACACCCAAACGGCGACGGTGCGCTGGTGCTCTCCGAGTTCGCGGGTGCTGCGGTGGAGCTCAACCAGGCCTACCTGTGCAACCCGTTCGACCTGGGGTCCGTCAAGGCCGCGATTGTGGCCGCAACCAATCCTGATCCGGCACGCATGCGGGCGATGCACGACTGGGTCATGGAACACGACGTGACCCGCTGGGCGCAGGACTTCTTGGAGGCGTTGTGAAGCGCGCGCTGCTGCTCGCCCCGGTGATGCTGCTCGCGGCGTGTTCGAGCCCGCAGCAGTGGCACGTCGTTGGCGTGTACACCGCCCCAGAGGCGCCCGTCGCGCGCAATACCGGCGGCGCATCCGTCACCTTTTCGGGTTCGTCGTTTTCCGGCACCACCGGCTGCGCTGAGGTTTCCGGCGAGTTTGAGGGCGACGACACTGTCCGTTTGCGCGACGTCACCGTCGGCGACCCGGGCGACTGCGCCGGTTGGGCCCGCCACATGCACGACCAGTTGGCGCCCCTGCTTCACGACGACACCGAGTTCACCGTCACCCACCCAACCGATACCGACCTTGTACTCACCCTGCTCAGTGACGCCGTGGATGCCCCGGCCGTTAAACTGCGCACATGGTGATTGCTCAGGCCGAAACGTTGTTGGTGTGCCTCGACTTCGACGGCACGCTTGCTGAACTCAACCCCGACCCCTACGCGGTCACAATGCATCCGGCGGCCGAGGACGCGATCCGTCGCCTTGCTGCTCTCCCCGGCACCGAGGTTGCAATCCTGTCCGGCCGCCACCTCGACGGTCTGCGCCAGGTCCTCCCTTCCGGCCTCAATGTCACCCTCGTCGGCTCCCACGGTGCCGAGCCCGGGCCCACGCTTGACGACGACTCCCGCGCCCACCTCGACGACATCGAACGCCAACTGCGCGACATCGCCATCCCGCCCGCCTATGTGGAGGTGAAGCCGTATCAGAGGGTGTTGCACGTGGCGCCGGTCGCGGATAAGCAGGCGGCCCAGGACATGCTCGACGCCGCCGCTGCCCTGCCCGCCCGAAAGATCACATTGGGACACAATGTGGTGGAGTTTTCGGCCGTGGATATCACGAAGGGCACCTGGCTCGCCGAATACAAGCGTGACTTCGCCACCACCCTGTTCGCGGGTGACGACGACACCGACGAAACCGCCATCGCCGCCCTCGGCCCCACCGACCTGGCGGTAAAGGTCGGCGACAAACCCTCGCTGGCGTCGCGTCGCGTCGCAGATGTTGACGCCATGGCTGAGCTCTTGGCGGAACTCGCCGACGAAAGGGAAGCATGGAACGCCTCTCGCTAGAGCACCAGGGACGCACTCGCACCTGGACCGCCGTCGAAGGCGACC includes the following:
- the purD gene encoding phosphoribosylamine--glycine ligase; protein product: MRILVIGSGGREHALLHAMHGNELTVAPGNAGMSRLATVRPLDVSSPVDIVSLAREIDAELVVIGPEVPLVAGAADALIDAGFPVFGPTKAAAQLEGSKAFAKEVMAAAGVKTATATRVESADTIEAALDEYGPRYVVKDDGLAGGKGVVVTEDRAEAKAHAEAVIEAGNPVLFESFLEGPEVSLFCLVDGETVVPLLPAQDHKRAYDNDEGPNTGGMGAYAPLPWLPENGVQVLVDDIARPVATEMVNRGIPYQGLLYIGAAWGPEGPAVVEFNARFGDPETQAVLSLLETPLAEVLLAVAQGRLSEIEPLQWREGFAAMVVLAAEGYPQSAKTGGVITGDALDDPTKVLHAGTKEADGKYVASGGRVLGVVGNGATLKEAVDNAYRIIEGIELPGSFYRKDIARPAIEGAISLG
- a CDS encoding HIT family protein, whose protein sequence is MSTVFSKIIAGDIPGRIVYQDDKVAAFLTIEPVAYGHTLVVPIEEIDKWTDIPADLWAHMNEVAQKVGRVVVDKFDAQRAGYLIAGFEVPHAHIHVFPANDMSGYSLASAMRADETDAAKMDAAADTIREGIKQLEAK
- a CDS encoding sensor histidine kinase; protein product: MAYSLFTGPTKKPLKRQLVTTVMVISVIGTTLSSVLIYFLMRNLLLDRADDQLREGLDTWAHQGPVWQFNPWNLPSEFTQSRLYPDRGVMVSRPGEVNSPDWSQIKTTDFGQLVTITSDLSDPNTTTVKRWRAIATEQSDGSVQYVAKSLESEYRMLRSLAQIEALVGALVLVGIGIASNYFVARALAPLKIVENTALAIAGGDTDRRVPAWPRETEVGSLSFAMNTMVSRLQESLENAKAQEEQMRRFVGDASHELRTPLTSVRGYTELYRKGMVDDPQMVLSKIDEESARMQLLVEDLLALTRAEGSRLEKQEVDVLELALSVKDSMHAAYPERVVDVVKDTPDVPVVVGDPGRLRQVVVNLVTNAFKHAGPDAEVTITIRHNLDRVVLDIADNGCGMEQKDAEHIFERFYRADASRNRSSGGGSGLGLAITKSLIEAHGGTVVVDTAPGEGSTFTISLPAA
- a CDS encoding response regulator transcription factor; amino-acid sequence: MADSQNLKVLVVDDEPNIVELLTVSLKFQGFDVETANSGAEALELARTSRPDAYILDVMMPEMDGFELLSKLRAEGLDSPVLFLTAKDAVEDRIHGLTIGADDYVTKPFSLEEVITRLRVILRRGNVVDDSNQDSTLRYADLTLNDDTHEVTKAGEIVELSPTEFNLLRYLMLNAEVVVSKAKILDNVWHYDFGGDGNVVESYISYLRRKVDTGDVPLIHTVRGVGYVLRTPRQ
- the thrE gene encoding threonine/serine exporter ThrE — translated: MEKRLWGKLRGSRQRLATIDAARTSPPPSVLAPINLTDPTEVAAVMNIAARIGEILIANATTSADAIKQIHTVCSSYGLHYVHVSITVNTITLNTIIGVDHRTPVTVFRVVTMISENYHKLQEVDRLIRSIRSGATPPEMAEKILDEIDNAPIPYRNTRNLAGWTVMGFFVAMLLGGDLLLMFFGGLTAFLIMGFSKLLSRGGLPGFFHNVIGGFVATLPAAIAYDFSASIGHTINPSQLIATGIIVLLAGLTLVQSLLDGVTGSMVNASARFFQAMLGTGGIVAGVAAGVQVSELVGMPLPPVEVLPADAAYNNVWLTTFGGAMAAAAFAVCCFAERAAVLLSFVTAATGSFIFYIVLTPLGAGRLLAIAACAVAVGLAGGLISRRFLINPVITAVAGVTPFLPGSWIYRGMYALMNEQLLLGMMNLLTAIGTCLALAGGVVFGEWLARRIRAPQLYVPYEAFRRAGRLTFQQIRRVRRRR
- a CDS encoding alpha,alpha-trehalose-phosphate synthase (UDP-forming) is translated as MGSNEFLVVANRLPVDKVGDHYEVSPGGLVAALAPVLRSRGGCWVGWPGNTSAELEPFEFNGISLVPVCLDQDDFEGFYEGFSNSTLWPLYHDLIVTPEYRQEWWERYVAVNEKFARATAKAAGKNATVWVQDYQLQLVPGMLRELRSDLTIGFFLHIPFPAPALFQQLPWRDEILSGLSGCDLIGFQRTTDEENFRLLTTDIRTGTFPISIDADEVQAATESSIRTLRNSLGNPKHVLLGVDRMDYTKGILQRLLAVEELLEEGELDDIAVVQLATPSRERIEHYRKTRTEVEQAIGRINGRFGQVGRPVVHYIHRGVSKDKLGTFYAAADIMLVTPFKDGMNLVAKEYVAAHPNGDGALVLSEFAGAAVELNQAYLCNPFDLGSVKAAIVAATNPDPARMRAMHDWVMEHDVTRWAQDFLEAL
- a CDS encoding trehalose-phosphatase, with translation MVIAQAETLLVCLDFDGTLAELNPDPYAVTMHPAAEDAIRRLAALPGTEVAILSGRHLDGLRQVLPSGLNVTLVGSHGAEPGPTLDDDSRAHLDDIERQLRDIAIPPAYVEVKPYQRVLHVAPVADKQAAQDMLDAAAALPARKITLGHNVVEFSAVDITKGTWLAEYKRDFATTLFAGDDDTDETAIAALGPTDLAVKVGDKPSLASRRVADVDAMAELLAELADEREAWNASR